From the Streptococcus halotolerans genome, the window GCTGGGTAGATACCCATTTGTGTCAACTTACGTTCCAAGTTAGTGGTTGAATCCAAGTGAGCAAAAGCTGTCGCTGGGGCAGGGTCAGTGTAGTCATCAGCTGGCACATAAATCGCTTGGATTGATGTAACAGATCCTTTTTTAGTTGAGGTGATACGTTCTTGTAATTGACCCATCTCAGTTGCCAAGGTTGGTTGATACCCAACGGCTGATGGCATACGTCCAAGAAGGGCTGAAACTTCAGAACCTGCTTGTGTGAAACGGAAAATATTATCAATGAAAAGAAGAACGTCTTGACCTTCAACATCACGGAAGTATTCGGCAATTGTCAAACCAGTAAGAGCAACACGCATACGTGCTCCAGGTGGTTCATTCATCTGACCAAAGACCATGGCTGTTTTTTCGATAACACCTGATTCTTTCATCTCCCAGTAAAGGTCATTACCTTCACGGGTACGCTCTCCAACACCGGTAAATACTGAAATACCACCATGCTCTTGGGCAATATTATGAATCAATTCTTGGATAAGCACGGTCTTACCAACACCGGCACCTCCAAAGAGTCCAACTTTACCACCTTTTAAGTAAGGGGCAAGCAAGTCGATAACTTTAATTCCTGTTTCAAGGATTTCGGTAGATGTTGACAATTCATCAAATGTTGGTGCATTCTTATGGATTGGATGACGTTCTGCATCTTCTGCAAATGGTTCTTCAAGGTCGATAGCATCACCAAGCACGTTGAAGACGCGTCCAAGGGTTTCTTTACCAACTGGTACACTAATCGCACGACCAGTATCGAGAACTTCTAAGCCACGTGTCAAACCGTCAGTCGACTCCATGGCAATGGTACGAACGAGACCTTCACCGAGTTCAAGAGCTACTTCAAGAACGATTTTTTGTTTTTTCTCATTGTCTTTATAAACAACAAGTGCATTATTTATCTCAGGTAGCGGTTCATTAGTGTCAAACGCAACGTCAACAACTGGACCAATAACCTGAGCAATTTTGCCTGAGCTCATGTATTTCTCCTTTTTAGATTTTTAGGATAACTCCTACTTTGAGCGACATTCTTAAAAGCAATGTCGTTCTATCTTTTTCAAATAGTGAGTATCATCACTATTCAAGGGCACTTGCACCCGCTACAATTTCTGTGATTTCTTGTGTGATTTCTGCCTGACGAGCACGGTTATATTGGATTGTTAAATCGTTAATCACATTTTTAGCATTATCCGTTGCTGTTTGCATAGCACTCATGCCTGCTGCATGTTCTGCTGTTTTGGCATCAACAATAGCCCCGTAAATTAAACTTTCAGTGTACTGAGGTAATAGTTGCTCCAAAATAGCTTCACGATTTGGTTCCAATTCAAAGGATGCGCCACCTTCTGTCGCTTCGTTGGCATCTAACTCCGTAATGGGCAACATCTGCTGCATCCGAACTTGGCTAGTCAAACTGTTAACATGGTGGTTATAGCAGACATAAAGTTCATCGAAGAGCTCGTTTTTATACATTTCAACTGCTTTAGAAATGATACGAGCCACTGCTTCGAAACTAGGTTGATCTTCTAATCCACGTAGTTCAAAGGCAACATCGATACCACGAGCTTTAAAAAAGTCTGCCCCCATCCCACCAATAGCAATGATTTCAAAATCATTGCCATCTGGATGATATTCACTGATAGTGTCCATCATCGATTTTAAGATAGTAGAATTGTAACCACCTACTAATCCTTTATCAGATGTAATCACAATATAGCCAGTTTTTTTAATGGGACGAGAAATCAACATGGGATTTGACGAACCTGATAATAATTCGGCCTTCATCAAATCAGTTGTAATTTGGCGAACTTTACTAGCATAAATTTGGAAATCTTTAGCTGCTTGCTCAGACTTGGTCAATTTTGCAGCAGAAACCATCTGCATGGCTCCTGTAATTTGACTGGTCTTTTTAGTAGAAGCTATTTTCCCTTTGATTTCGCTAAGAGAACCTGCCATAACGCTTCCTCCTCTTAGTTAAATTGTGATTGATCTTTAAACTCTTGAATAGCAGCATCTAACACTGACTCTTCAGGTAGATCCTTAGTATTTCGAATAGTTTCAAAGATCTCTTCGTGATGAGTGTCAAAATAAGAATACATAGACTCTTCAAATCTCAAGATATCTTCAACTGGAACACTGTCCAAGAAACCATGTGTCAAGGCATAAAGAATCAAGACCTGTTTTTCTACGGGAAGTGGCTTATGAAGCGGCTGCTTCAAGACTTCAACCGTACGACGTCCACGGTTCAATTTGGCTTGAGTAGCCGCATCTAAATCAGAGCCGAATTGCGTAAAGGCTTCAAGTTCACGGTAAGAAGCTAAGTCCAAACGAAGAGTCCCTGCAACCTTCTTCATCGCCTTAATTTGCGCTGAACCACCAACACGTGACACGGATGAACCAGCATCAATAGCCGGACGGATACCTGAGTTAAAGAGATTTTCTTGCAAGAAGATTTGTCCGTCAGTGATTGAGATCACATTTGTCGCGATGTAAGCCGAGATATCTCCAGCCTGTGTTTCGATGAATGGTAGCGCTGTAATTGAGCCTCCACCTAAAGCATCCGATACTTTCGCAGAACGCTCGAGAAGACGTGAGTGAAGGTAGAAAACATCCCCTGGGTAAGCTTCACGTCCTGGAGGACGACGAAGTAGAAGGGAAAGTTCACGGTAAGCTACGGCTTGTTTTGACAAATCATCGTAAACAATCAAAACATGCTTGCCATTGTACATAAATTCCTCACCCATAGCAACACCGGCATAAGGTGCGATATAGAGCAATGGAGAAGGTTGTGAGGCAGAAGCTGTTACAACGATTGTGTAATCAAGGGCACCGTAACGACGAAGGGTTTCTACTTGTGTACGAACGGTTGATTCTTTTTGACCGATAGCTACATAGATACAAATCATGTCTTGATCTTTTTGGTTCAAGATAGCATCAATAGCAACAGATGTCTTACCTGTTTGACGGTCACCGATAATCAATTCACGTTGTCCACGTCCAATTGGAACAAGGGCGTCGATCGCTTTAAGACCTGTTTGAAGAGGTTCAGAAACTGATTTACGATCCATAACACCAGGTGCTGCTTCTTCTACTGGGCGTGTTTTACTTGTCTTAATCTCCCCAAGTCCATCCACTGGAATACCTAGAGGATTGACAACACGGCCAATCAATTCTTCACCAACAGGAACTTCCATGATTTTTCCTGTACGTTTAACCACATCACCTTCACGAATTGTGCTGAAATCACCTAAGACGATGATACCGATGTCGTTTGACTCTAGGTTTTGAGCCATACCGAAAGCACCGTTAGAAAATTCGAGAAGTTCACCACTCATGGCATTATCCAATCCACGAGCACGTGCGATACCGTCACCAACATAAGTAACGTTACCAGTTTCTGTGACGTCAAAATTTGGCTGGAAGTTTTCAATTTGCTTTTTAATTAAAGCGCTAATTTCTTGTGCATTAATTGCCAAATGTCACACCACTTTCTATTTCAAATTCATTTTTAATTGCTGAAGTTGCGATTTGATACTTGTATCAATAATCTTGTTATTAGCTTTCAAAATAAAGCCACCAATCAACTCGGGATTGATAACTTCATTCACTTGACCAACTGAAATAGCAAATTTCTTTTCAGCAGCTGCTTTCAAACGTGATTTCTGATCGTCTGAAAGAGAGTCGGCGACTTGAATTTCCAAGGGGAACTCGCCAGCAGTCACTGAAAGTTTTTCTACAGCTGAAGCTAAGATGGTTTCAAGAAGCGATTCACGTTCATTTTGTTTAATGACTTCTAAGAAGTTATTCACAAAAAGATGGCTTCCTTCTTGAAGTTGACTAACAAGAGCTGCTTTTTCAGCTTGGCTAATGCCGTCATGAGATAAAGTTCTAGCCAAATCAGTTGATTGAAAAATCTCTAAAAGAGCTATTAAATCTTCTTTGACTTCACGAATAAGATTATGTTCTACCGCAACATCAACTAAGCTTTTTGAGTAATTCTCAACTAACGTTAATGTTTTTTTATCCATTACGCATCTCCTAATTGATCAAGGTAGTTGTCAATCAATTTGCTTTGGGCTGTTTTATCAAGTTCTTTAGTCATGATTTTCTCAGCCAATAAAACTGTCAAGTCAGCCACATCGTCTTTAACACCTGCAAAGGCTTCTGCTTTGCTTTGGGCAATGTCAGCTTCAGCCTTATCTTTAAGTCTTCCTGCTGTTTCATGAGCTTCAGCAAGGATTTTTGCTTCTTGCTTTTTACCAGTCTCTTTGGCAGATTCAATGATTTCAGTAGCTTCTGTACGAGCTCCAGCCAATTCGTCCTGGCGTTGTTGAGCCAGTATTTCGGCTTGTTCGCGAGCTACTTCAGCACCATCAATATCAGCCGCGATTTTTTTCTCACGTTCGTCAAAAATACCTGTCAATTGTTCCCAAGCAAATACTTTAATCAGAACAATCAAGAGTATAAATGACCCAGTCACGATAATAAAATTACCGAGACTTGTACTGTTAATTAATGTAGACATTTCTACCTGTCCTTTCTTATTCTTTGATTTGTGTATCTAGCTTGTTCCCAATATATTTCGTTGATAGCAATACAAACACATAAGCTTGAATTGACGAAATAAAGATTGAAAATCCAGTCCAGGCCAAATTAAGAATAAAGGCCACCGGTGCCGTAAAGATACTTAAATTTGCAAATTGTAAGAGCAAGGTCATCACCACTTCACCTGCAAAGATATTCCCATATAACCGAAGCGCCAGAGAAGCAACGTTGGTAAGTTCTTCAAGAATATTCATCGGCAACATCGCTGGTGTTGGTGTGAGGTAACCTTTCAAATAACCACCTAGGCCATTTTTACGGATCCCTTCAAAATGAACAATTGCTGCAACAATGAGTGACAAGGTGAAATCCACCATGAAATTAGATGTTGGAGAGGTCCAAAAACTGAATTCTTCTGTTTCTAGTTTTGTTACCAATCCAATATTGTTGGCCACTAAAACAAATAGAAAAAGTGAAAAAGCCAAAAAGGTATAGTTTTTTGTATAAACACCTACATTTGGTCGAATCAAATTTTGAACAAACTCGTAGAGCCACTCAAGGACATTTTGCTTACCCTTAGGTTTCATCGTCATATGACGACTAGCCCAAAAGACGAAAAGAAAGACAATTAAAACCGTTAAGAGAGTCATGGCAAGAATCGTTAAATCAAAGTCAAGACCTAAAAAGCTTGCTGTCGGATTTTGTGTTTCTCCCAATGTTATCCCTCCTTTTTACAGTTCACTGTTAATCGATTATTTTCCGACAAAGAAAGTGAAAGCGAAAAGGACGAAGAAAGTACCTTCGATAAAGGCAACTCCTGTAAACATCAATGTTTGCAATTTGCTAAACATTTCTGGTTGACGTGCTGCAGATTTTGCAATGTTCGCAACGAGGATTCCCTCACCGATACTTACACCCATAACTGCGAGACCGAGTGCCAAAATTTGTAAATTCATAATAGAATTCTCCTTTAAAATTTTTTACCATGCTATTTTAGTCCTATTTTATAGTGATGTCAATGAAAATAAGTATTGTTAGCGCTTCCTGAACTAAATCTTAAACCATCACTGACCTTTGTTTGACCATTGAAACTAGTTTCTTCCTATATATATAGTTCCATAACTAGCTAGCGCGAAAAGAAAGTCAGATTGTCTCTAACTTCCTTATGATTTTATTCGTGTAATTGCTGATAAAGTTCTTCATAGGCTAGACTGGCCGTGTCCCATGAAAAATCTCGTGACATGGCTTCTTGCTGTAGACCTTGCCAAGCTCTTTTATCTTGACTGTAGACCTGCAAGGCTCTTTCTATCGTCTTGGTTAACCAATACCCTGTCAATTCACCGAAGCAAAAACCTGTGCCCTGACCGGTAAATTCATTGTAAGATTCTACCGTGTCTTTCAAACCACCGACTTGGCTGACAATCGGTAATGACCCATATCGCATGGCCATCATTTGAGATAAACCACACGGTTCAAAGGCTGACGGCATGAGAAACACATCCGATGCCGCATAAATTTCTTGGGCAAGTCCTAAGTCAAACATGATATTGGCTGCTAACTTATCTGGATACTGGCTGGCAAACCAAGAAAAGGCATTTTCATAATCTGCATAACCCGTTCCCAAAAGAACGAGTTGTACATCATGCTGCAAAATATGTTCCAACTCGCTAACAACCAAATCAAATCCTTTTTGATCTGTTAGTCGCGAAACAATACCGATCAATGGTAGGTCTGCTCTGACAGGAAGACCCATGTGCTCTTGCAAGGCAGCCTTGTTCCTAGCTTTTCCAGTCAAGTCATCCTTAGAAAAGCGGTAAGGGATAAGTGGATCCGTTTCAGGATTCAACAAATCAGTATCAATACCATTGACAATACCTGATAATTTACCAGATTCCATCCTCATGATTTGGTCTAAGCCTTTACCAAAGGCTGGCGTTTTAATCTCTTCTGCATATGATGGGGATACGGTGCTAACTCGATCAGCATACAAAACTCCCGCCTTCATCCAGTTGAGACAATTATTCCAACGTAAAGTGCCATCTTCATAACGTTCACTTCCTACACCAAACAGATCACCTAGCATTTCTGGTCCAAACTGGCCTTGAAATTCAATATTATGAATCGTAAAGACTGTTTTAATACCTCGATAAGCTTGAATCCAATGGTATTTTTCTTTCAACAGAAATGGCACCATAGCTGTATGGTAATCATGAACATGAAGAATGTCAGGAATAAAATCAATTTTTTCCATTAATTCCAAAGCGGCTAGTTGGAAAAAGGCGAAACGCTCCCCATCGTCCCAAAAGCCATAAACAGAGCCACGGAAAAAATAGTATTGGTTATCAATGAAGAAGAAATGAACACCCTCGCGTTGAATGTACTTTACTCCTGCATATTGATGGCGCCAACCGACATTGACTGTAAAGTCAAAGCAATCTTCTACTTGGTCGCCAAATTTATCCGCTACACTATCATAATATGGCAAGATGACAGCTACTTCGTGACCATGTTTAACAAGAGACTTGGGGAGCGCACCAATCACATCCCCCAGACCTCCTGTTTTAGAAAAGGGAGCACCTTCTGCCGCTACAAATAAGAGTTTCATTGAATTATATCTCCTGTAATGACTTGTCCTTTTCCAATAACCAATGGTTTTTCGATCGTTCCTTTAAGCGTTACGCCAGCTGGAACCGTAACATTTTTATCGATAATGGCATATTCAACGACAGCACCTTCTTCAATGGTCACTTTAGGGAAGATAAGGGCATGATCAATGCGACTACCTTTAGCAATGTGACAGGATCTTGAAACAATAGAGTGGTTGACCTGTCCATAAATTTCTGAGCCCGATGCAAACTGAGAGTTATTGATTTCAGATGATTGGTCAAAATAAGTAGATTCTTCATTCTTAACTTTAGTGTATACCTTTTGATTTGAATAAAGAAGTGAGTAGAATTTTTGAGGGTCCAACATATCCATGTTGGCATCGTAATAGGATTTTACAGATGTAATATTGGATAGATAACCGGTATACTCAAAGGCTAGCGCTTGCTCTGTAACGATTAACTCACGAAGTAAATAACGAATCTTTCGAGGTTTTTCTTTTTGCGCTTCT encodes:
- the atpA gene encoding F0F1 ATP synthase subunit alpha, whose protein sequence is MAINAQEISALIKKQIENFQPNFDVTETGNVTYVGDGIARARGLDNAMSGELLEFSNGAFGMAQNLESNDIGIIVLGDFSTIREGDVVKRTGKIMEVPVGEELIGRVVNPLGIPVDGLGEIKTSKTRPVEEAAPGVMDRKSVSEPLQTGLKAIDALVPIGRGQRELIIGDRQTGKTSVAIDAILNQKDQDMICIYVAIGQKESTVRTQVETLRRYGALDYTIVVTASASQPSPLLYIAPYAGVAMGEEFMYNGKHVLIVYDDLSKQAVAYRELSLLLRRPPGREAYPGDVFYLHSRLLERSAKVSDALGGGSITALPFIETQAGDISAYIATNVISITDGQIFLQENLFNSGIRPAIDAGSSVSRVGGSAQIKAMKKVAGTLRLDLASYRELEAFTQFGSDLDAATQAKLNRGRRTVEVLKQPLHKPLPVEKQVLILYALTHGFLDSVPVEDILRFEESMYSYFDTHHEEIFETIRNTKDLPEESVLDAAIQEFKDQSQFN
- a CDS encoding F0F1 ATP synthase subunit C, with protein sequence MNLQILALGLAVMGVSIGEGILVANIAKSAARQPEMFSKLQTLMFTGVAFIEGTFFVLFAFTFFVGK
- a CDS encoding F0F1 ATP synthase subunit gamma — protein: MAGSLSEIKGKIASTKKTSQITGAMQMVSAAKLTKSEQAAKDFQIYASKVRQITTDLMKAELLSGSSNPMLISRPIKKTGYIVITSDKGLVGGYNSTILKSMMDTISEYHPDGNDFEIIAIGGMGADFFKARGIDVAFELRGLEDQPSFEAVARIISKAVEMYKNELFDELYVCYNHHVNSLTSQVRMQQMLPITELDANEATEGGASFELEPNREAILEQLLPQYTESLIYGAIVDAKTAEHAAGMSAMQTATDNAKNVINDLTIQYNRARQAEITQEITEIVAGASALE
- the atpD gene encoding F0F1 ATP synthase subunit beta, translated to MSSGKIAQVIGPVVDVAFDTNEPLPEINNALVVYKDNEKKQKIVLEVALELGEGLVRTIAMESTDGLTRGLEVLDTGRAISVPVGKETLGRVFNVLGDAIDLEEPFAEDAERHPIHKNAPTFDELSTSTEILETGIKVIDLLAPYLKGGKVGLFGGAGVGKTVLIQELIHNIAQEHGGISVFTGVGERTREGNDLYWEMKESGVIEKTAMVFGQMNEPPGARMRVALTGLTIAEYFRDVEGQDVLLFIDNIFRFTQAGSEVSALLGRMPSAVGYQPTLATEMGQLQERITSTKKGSVTSIQAIYVPADDYTDPAPATAFAHLDSTTNLERKLTQMGIYPAVDPLASSSRALSPEIVGDEHYAVATEVQRVLQRYRELQDIIAILGMDELSDDEKTLVGRARRIQFFLSQNFNVAEQFTGLPGSYVPVAETVRGFKEILEGKYDNLPEDAFRSVGPIEDVIEKAKKMGY
- the atpF gene encoding F0F1 ATP synthase subunit B, with the protein product MSTLINSTSLGNFIIVTGSFILLIVLIKVFAWEQLTGIFDEREKKIAADIDGAEVAREQAEILAQQRQDELAGARTEATEIIESAKETGKKQEAKILAEAHETAGRLKDKAEADIAQSKAEAFAGVKDDVADLTVLLAEKIMTKELDKTAQSKLIDNYLDQLGDA
- the glgA gene encoding glycogen synthase GlgA, whose product is MKLLFVAAEGAPFSKTGGLGDVIGALPKSLVKHGHEVAVILPYYDSVADKFGDQVEDCFDFTVNVGWRHQYAGVKYIQREGVHFFFIDNQYYFFRGSVYGFWDDGERFAFFQLAALELMEKIDFIPDILHVHDYHTAMVPFLLKEKYHWIQAYRGIKTVFTIHNIEFQGQFGPEMLGDLFGVGSERYEDGTLRWNNCLNWMKAGVLYADRVSTVSPSYAEEIKTPAFGKGLDQIMRMESGKLSGIVNGIDTDLLNPETDPLIPYRFSKDDLTGKARNKAALQEHMGLPVRADLPLIGIVSRLTDQKGFDLVVSELEHILQHDVQLVLLGTGYADYENAFSWFASQYPDKLAANIMFDLGLAQEIYAASDVFLMPSAFEPCGLSQMMAMRYGSLPIVSQVGGLKDTVESYNEFTGQGTGFCFGELTGYWLTKTIERALQVYSQDKRAWQGLQQEAMSRDFSWDTASLAYEELYQQLHE
- the atpB gene encoding F0F1 ATP synthase subunit A codes for the protein MGETQNPTASFLGLDFDLTILAMTLLTVLIVFLFVFWASRHMTMKPKGKQNVLEWLYEFVQNLIRPNVGVYTKNYTFLAFSLFLFVLVANNIGLVTKLETEEFSFWTSPTSNFMVDFTLSLIVAAIVHFEGIRKNGLGGYLKGYLTPTPAMLPMNILEELTNVASLALRLYGNIFAGEVVMTLLLQFANLSIFTAPVAFILNLAWTGFSIFISSIQAYVFVLLSTKYIGNKLDTQIKE
- a CDS encoding F0F1 ATP synthase subunit delta, with product MDKKTLTLVENYSKSLVDVAVEHNLIREVKEDLIALLEIFQSTDLARTLSHDGISQAEKAALVSQLQEGSHLFVNNFLEVIKQNERESLLETILASAVEKLSVTAGEFPLEIQVADSLSDDQKSRLKAAAEKKFAISVGQVNEVINPELIGGFILKANNKIIDTSIKSQLQQLKMNLK